A genomic window from Micromonospora ferruginea includes:
- a CDS encoding Rieske 2Fe-2S domain-containing protein translates to MRVTGTGHASMRIDTPAGSILCDPWVNPAYFASWFPFPDNSLLDWATLGQVDYLYVSHLHRDHFDAKHLRDVISKDATVLLPEFPTSEMEDELRELGFTKFLKAPNEQVVELPGGLKIMIQALTSPTDGPIGDSSLWVEYDGVRLLNQNDARPTDLTVFAELGHVHAHMLQFSGAIWYPMVYELPQSAKTAFGKQKRDRQFDRTWRYIDDLKADNVFPIAGPPCFLDDELWQFNDIFGDEGNIFPDQSVFLSEYAKVGGTNGIVLLPGSVAEVTTSGATTTHPQPVEEFFANKVAHLEEMRERKRGVIEAEKASWRHPEVDVLGEMKRRIEPLLDESIYLAKGVGGPVRFDLVSYDGNDVESIVVDFPGKEVRPYADEKVRYRFRTERALVEHLLHIGEVDWVNSLFLSCRFSAARIGQYNEFVYAFFKCLSEERLQYAEGWYDEHERAVDAEDITLDGWVVQRRCPHLKADLSRFGIVDGDQLTCQLHGWKFDLASGRCLTSVGHKIRAHRADEETPAPAGDAII, encoded by the coding sequence GTGCGAGTGACCGGTACGGGCCACGCCAGCATGCGGATCGACACGCCCGCGGGCAGCATCCTGTGCGACCCGTGGGTCAACCCCGCCTACTTCGCCTCGTGGTTCCCCTTCCCGGACAACTCCCTGCTCGACTGGGCGACGCTGGGCCAGGTCGACTACCTGTACGTGTCGCACCTGCACCGGGACCACTTCGACGCCAAGCACCTGCGCGACGTGATCTCGAAGGACGCGACCGTCCTGCTGCCCGAGTTCCCCACCTCCGAGATGGAGGACGAGCTGCGCGAGCTGGGCTTCACGAAGTTCCTGAAGGCTCCGAACGAGCAGGTCGTGGAGCTGCCCGGCGGGCTGAAGATCATGATCCAGGCGTTGACCAGCCCGACCGACGGCCCGATCGGCGACTCGTCGCTCTGGGTGGAGTACGACGGCGTCCGCCTGCTCAACCAGAACGACGCCCGACCCACCGACCTGACCGTCTTCGCCGAGTTGGGCCACGTGCACGCGCACATGCTCCAGTTCTCCGGCGCGATCTGGTACCCGATGGTCTACGAGCTGCCGCAGTCGGCGAAGACCGCGTTCGGCAAGCAGAAGCGGGACCGGCAGTTCGACCGCACCTGGCGCTACATCGACGACCTGAAGGCCGACAACGTCTTCCCGATCGCCGGCCCGCCGTGTTTCCTCGACGACGAGCTGTGGCAGTTCAACGACATCTTCGGCGACGAGGGCAACATCTTCCCCGACCAGTCGGTCTTCCTGTCGGAGTACGCGAAGGTCGGCGGCACCAACGGCATCGTGCTGCTGCCGGGCAGCGTCGCCGAGGTCACCACGTCCGGTGCGACCACCACCCATCCCCAGCCGGTCGAGGAGTTCTTCGCGAACAAGGTCGCCCACCTGGAGGAGATGCGGGAGCGCAAGCGCGGCGTCATCGAGGCCGAGAAGGCGTCCTGGCGGCACCCCGAGGTCGACGTGCTGGGCGAGATGAAGCGCCGGATCGAGCCGCTGCTGGACGAGTCGATCTACCTGGCCAAGGGCGTCGGCGGGCCGGTCCGCTTCGACCTGGTCTCCTACGACGGCAACGACGTCGAGTCGATCGTGGTGGACTTCCCCGGCAAGGAGGTCCGGCCGTACGCGGACGAGAAGGTCCGCTACCGGTTCCGGACCGAGCGGGCGTTGGTCGAGCACCTGCTGCACATCGGTGAGGTCGACTGGGTCAACTCGCTCTTCCTGTCCTGCCGGTTCTCCGCGGCCCGCATCGGCCAGTACAACGAGTTCGTCTACGCGTTCTTCAAGTGCCTCTCCGAGGAGCGTCTCCAGTACGCCGAGGGCTGGTACGACGAGCACGAGCGGGCGGTCGACGCGGAGGACATCACGCTCGACGGCTGGGTGGTGCAGCGGCGCTGCCCGCACCTGAAGGCGGACCTGAGCCGGTTCGGCATCGTCGACGGCGACCAGCTCACCTGCCAGTTGCACGGCTGGAAGTTCGACCTGGCCAGCGGCCGTTGCCTGACCAGCGTCGGGCACAAGATCCGCGCCCACCGGGCCGACGAGGAGACCCCGGCGCCGGCCGGGGACGCGATCATCTGA
- a CDS encoding DUF2631 domain-containing protein, with protein MAGDEPVTAPDQHKPGHRKSGRIGAVVSAVALVLMALCGTEEGRVEHIWLFGIAALLLAIVIGDAVLRRNGLRS; from the coding sequence GTGGCAGGAGACGAGCCGGTAACCGCGCCAGATCAGCACAAGCCGGGGCACCGCAAGTCCGGGCGGATCGGGGCGGTGGTGTCGGCGGTGGCCCTGGTGTTGATGGCGCTCTGCGGCACCGAGGAAGGCCGGGTGGAGCACATCTGGCTGTTCGGGATCGCCGCGCTGCTGCTCGCCATCGTCATCGGCGACGCCGTGCTGCGCCGCAACGGCCTGCGGTCCTGA
- a CDS encoding TMEM175 family protein → MARDASRVEAFSDAVIAIVLTLMAVELLQFGPDAPDGKGLPAALAHEWRAYLAYVITFAVVGQVWLTHHNMWRYVCRVDQMLLVLNLLLLMFVAAIPFTANLLADNLRGTPGEQRLTAALYVGTVLGEAIFFNLSWWWARRRGLLHPDLDPSLARAVARRFRLGPLLYLVAFAVVFVDPILSLLAYLLLVGLYVIRGPGDLPRAGQEAASP, encoded by the coding sequence ATGGCGCGCGACGCCTCCCGGGTGGAGGCGTTCAGCGACGCGGTGATCGCCATCGTGCTCACGCTGATGGCGGTCGAGCTGCTCCAGTTCGGCCCGGACGCGCCCGACGGCAAGGGGTTGCCGGCCGCGCTGGCGCACGAGTGGCGGGCCTACCTGGCGTACGTGATCACCTTCGCCGTGGTGGGCCAGGTCTGGCTGACCCACCACAACATGTGGCGGTACGTCTGCCGGGTCGACCAGATGCTGCTGGTGCTGAACCTGCTGCTGCTGATGTTCGTGGCGGCCATCCCGTTCACCGCGAACCTGCTCGCGGACAACCTGCGCGGGACGCCCGGTGAGCAGCGGCTGACTGCCGCGCTCTACGTCGGCACGGTGCTCGGCGAGGCGATCTTCTTCAACCTGAGCTGGTGGTGGGCGCGCCGCCGTGGCCTGCTGCACCCGGATCTCGACCCGAGCCTGGCCCGGGCGGTGGCCCGCCGGTTCCGGCTCGGCCCGCTGCTCTACCTGGTCGCGTTCGCGGTGGTGTTCGTCGACCCGATCCTCAGCCTGCTGGCGTACCTGCTGCTGGTCGGCCTCTACGTGATCCGCGGCCCCGGCGACCTCCCACGCGCCGGCCAGGAGGCCGCTTCGCCGTGA
- a CDS encoding DivIVA domain-containing protein, with product MASQGQRFRRKALRRGYKVDEVDAFLDRVEATLDGQPVGAPVASQEVHDVVFRVRFNGYDEWQVDLHLDRVERQLAELEERSGGPGGRAGDPRMADRLGPPMRDDRGLSPVPQPPMPPRQMPAQAGPPADRYGNRYDEPTGAFAGGYDGPRGGYDSPRGPAGPGPMGPGPGAPLGHGGPPQRGLPPGPGGYGPPDQGPGGYGPPDQGPGGYGPPDQGPGGYGPEPGQGGYGGPGDRFDGFEAGRHGRADMTAEIRMPERELRELRGRGPAGPPALPQQGYGPPDPGYGPPEPSYGGGPSMTGPPLVGPPAAGPPMVGPPMAGPPGSDLHRVDQIRRSFQVRRFGSGYDPDQVDRFFETLLGGMQGRNAMPVNPKDLDTLRFGLVPGGYFEAEVDAALKDVQDILLGR from the coding sequence GTGGCGAGTCAGGGTCAGCGTTTCCGGCGGAAGGCGCTCCGCCGGGGATACAAGGTCGACGAGGTGGACGCCTTCCTGGACCGGGTCGAGGCGACCCTCGACGGTCAGCCGGTCGGCGCGCCCGTCGCCTCCCAGGAGGTCCACGACGTCGTCTTCCGGGTCCGGTTCAACGGCTACGACGAGTGGCAGGTCGACCTGCACCTCGACCGGGTCGAGCGGCAGCTCGCCGAGCTGGAGGAGCGCTCCGGCGGTCCCGGCGGGCGGGCCGGCGATCCCCGGATGGCCGACCGGCTCGGCCCGCCGATGCGCGACGACCGTGGCCTGTCCCCGGTGCCCCAGCCGCCGATGCCGCCCCGGCAGATGCCGGCCCAGGCCGGCCCGCCCGCCGACCGCTACGGCAACCGCTACGACGAGCCGACCGGCGCGTTCGCCGGTGGGTACGACGGCCCGCGCGGTGGCTACGACTCGCCTCGTGGCCCGGCCGGTCCGGGCCCGATGGGCCCGGGTCCGGGTGCGCCGCTCGGGCACGGCGGCCCGCCGCAGCGTGGCCTGCCGCCCGGCCCGGGTGGTTACGGTCCGCCGGACCAGGGTCCGGGTGGCTATGGCCCGCCGGACCAGGGCCCGGGCGGCTACGGCCCGCCGGACCAGGGCCCGGGCGGCTACGGCCCGGAGCCCGGCCAGGGTGGCTACGGCGGCCCCGGCGACCGCTTCGACGGCTTCGAGGCCGGCCGGCACGGTCGCGCCGACATGACCGCCGAGATCCGGATGCCCGAGCGGGAGCTTCGTGAGCTGCGCGGGCGCGGCCCGGCCGGCCCGCCGGCGCTGCCCCAGCAGGGCTACGGCCCGCCGGACCCGGGTTACGGCCCGCCGGAGCCCAGCTATGGCGGCGGCCCGTCGATGACCGGCCCGCCGCTGGTCGGCCCGCCGGCCGCCGGCCCGCCGATGGTGGGTCCGCCGATGGCCGGCCCGCCCGGCAGCGACCTGCACCGGGTCGACCAGATCCGGCGCAGCTTCCAGGTCCGCCGGTTCGGCAGCGGGTACGACCCGGACCAGGTCGACCGGTTCTTCGAGACGCTGCTCGGCGGCATGCAGGGGCGCAACGCGATGCCGGTGAACCCGAAGGACCTCGACACGCTGCGCTTCGGGCTGGTGCCTGGCGGCTACTTCGAGGCGGAGGTCGACGCCGCGCTCAAGGACGTCCAGGACATCCTGCTCGGCCGCTGA